A genomic segment from Aspergillus puulaauensis MK2 DNA, chromosome 1, nearly complete sequence encodes:
- a CDS encoding class I SAM-dependent methyltransferase (COG:S;~EggNog:ENOG410PV39;~InterPro:IPR029063;~PFAM:PF13489,PF08241,PF13649) yields the protein MAPTDPSSAFIEPDSSDADSVFTNSTAYTESLRSSLLQSVRENGRGYHKYSDGKYFIPEDEQEQERLDMQHEICLMTLNRKLHLAPVPSTVQNVLDLGTGTGIWAIDFADQYPSSSVIGTDLSPIQPSWVPPNLKFEIDDYEQPWTYAQKFDFIHARMLSGSIANEENLFRQVYDNLTPGGWFELFDFSFPVRSDDGTMHGTAFETLNSKLVEGLRLIGRNGALADEYKGLLTQTGFQNVVEVKYKWPQNSWPKDKELKKIGQWNMVNTLDGLHGFSARLCTQVLGMSAAELELLLAQSRKDITNPKVHSYWSIVVAYGQKPAEA from the exons ATGGCCCCAACCGACCCCTCCTCAGCGTTCATCGAGCCCGACTCCAGCGACGCGGACTCGGTTTTTACAAACTCGACCGCCTACACCGAGAGCCTGCGCTCGAGCCTGCTCCAGAGCGTGCGCGAGAATGGGCGCGGCTACCACAAGTATTCCGACGGCAAGTACTTCATCCCCGAGGACGAGCAGGAACAGGAGCGCCTGGACATGCAGCACGAGATCTGCCTGATGACTTTAAACCGCAAGCTGCATCTCGCCCCGGTGCCGTCCACCGTGCAGAACGTTCTTGATCTCGGCACGGGCACAGGAATCTGGGCAATCGACTTTGCAGACCAGTACCCCTCGTCTAGTGTCATTGGCACGGACCTCAGCCCAATCCAGCCCTCGTGGGTGCCGCCAAACCTGAAATTCGAAATCGACGACTACGAGCAGCCCTGGACCTACGCGCAGAAGTTTGATTTCATCCACGCCCGCATGCTCTCGGGCTCCATTGCCAACGAGGAAAATTTGTTTCGCCAGGTGTACGATAATTTAACGCCGGGCGGGTGGTTCGAGCTGTTTgatttttctttccccgTGCGCTCAGACGATGGCACCATGCACGGGACAGCCTTTGAAACCCTGAATAGCAAGCTGGTCGAAGGGCTACGCTTAATCGGTCGCAACGGCGCTCTGGCCGACGAGTACAAGGGGCTGCTAACTCAGACCGGGTTCCAAAACGTCGTCGAAGTCAAGTACAAGTGGCCGCAGAATTCCTGGCCAAAGGACAAGGAGTTGAAGAAAATCGGACAGTGGAACATGGTCAACACCTTGGATGGCCTGCATGGGTTTTCTGCGAGGCTCTGCACTCAGGTTCTGGGGATGTCGGCGGCCGAGCTGGAGCTTTTGCTCGCGCAGTCCAGGAAGGACATCACGAACCCGAAAGTCCACTCCTACTGGTCAAT TGTTGTGGCGTATGGCCAGAAGCCAGCGGAGGCGTGA
- a CDS encoding acetate uptake transporter family protein (COG:S;~EggNog:ENOG410PNUT;~InterPro:IPR000791;~PFAM:PF01184;~TransMembrane:6 (o54-73i80-100o120-137i149-170o176-197i209-230o);~go_component: GO:0016021 - integral component of membrane [Evidence IEA]), with protein sequence MATNTMAQELEPKQGISHIPNTSGANDLESQQTRQDVIEHVKTQGPKIADPTPLGLLSFATGIFLIAMFGIGARDIQTPNAMIGVLLFFGGTSQFLAGIIEFVRGQAFGATLWCSYSAFNFSYAMIYIPGTGIMAAYTDTETGAISPEFNQALAIYIWAWFIVNTIYAIGAVRTTWVLFLDLAILSLGLLLLAVGYMDENTAVLKAGNAVLLVVAFLSYWAGCSGFWASATPIKVPTFAM encoded by the exons ATGGCAACCAACACCATGGCTCAGGAACTGGAACCCAAGCAAGGCATCTCACATATTCCCAATACCTCTGGCGCAAACGACCTCGAATCCCAACAAACCCGCCAAGATGTGATCGAACATGTCAAGACACAGGGTCCCAAGATCGCAGACCCTACTCCCTTGGGACTTCTGTCCTTCGCTACTG GTATATTCCTCATAGCAATGTTCGGGATTGGGGCCCGGGATATCCAGACACCGAATGCCATGATCGGAGtgctgctcttcttcggaGGCACATCCCAATTCCTCGCTGGGATAATAGAGTTTGTTCGTGGGCAGGCG TTCGGCGCCACCCTGTGGTGCTCCTACTCCgccttcaacttctcatACGCCATGATCTACATCCCAGGCACAGGCATAATGGCCGCATACACAGACACGGAAACAGGCGCCATCAGCCCCGAGTTCAACCAAGCGCTGGCAATCTATATCTGGGCGTGGTTCATCGTGAACACAATCTACGCCATTGGGGCGGTGCGCACAACCTGGGTTCTGTTTCTGGATTTGGCGATCCTGAGCTTGGGCTTGCTGTTGCTTGCTGTGGGGTATATGGATGAGAACACGGCGGTTTTGAAGGCTGGGAATGCGGTTTTGCTTGTTgtggcttttctttctt ACTGGGCAGGGTGTTCTGGGTTCTGGGCTTCGGCGACGCCTATCAAGGTGCCGACGTTCGCTATGTGA
- a CDS encoding DUF4246 domain-containing protein (COG:S;~EggNog:ENOG410PGN5;~InterPro:IPR025340;~PFAM:PF14033) has protein sequence MASTANNRIFLPGFGRALNDYPYDLTQGPKGPRLRFPHAIEDEYPAQGVSVRERRMMEFVNQITDKPEWTRKVFDEEIVAKWRAEAVGYRGELNEDDELDEEGEDEKYLTEPTFSYCIQELRDKAEYYKTAKLVSVWDCELAVVKSDEAVADYLQQALRQAVRVLEDVPDHQKDWHPGSDGKVLDLLHPSLFPLIYGVSRALPCGSVPLDRCTWFSCAGEVVSSSFDENARYTQVSRQRHSSLKEWGSFQWLPAEVRFDADNGRANITSYVNNLHPQKHQALYPILEQFVDAVVPLWDECLSWFRPRLRLEDIAGNEEEDYDVPADITYTPDEDEAEGAEIRPYTFAEVRGGDYDFKYSDSFQEWFEENRFLKQTAVHEFRTRQEHIAHPDHRPVHLKRDFAAAGLQVIFKLANIHLTPEKPEFEGGSWHVEGALNEHICAAALYYYDEENITASHLAFRQGMGDDVKSIPAQNEHSSTEEFYGVEQNGPAIQHLGSVLTRPGRLLAFPNVLQHQVQPFKLADTTKPGHRKILALFLVDPHIRILSTANVAPQRVDWWAEQVRALAPFNALPVEIFSMIVDLVGGQGQGVPISWEEAVATRQALMDQRGALVEYVNDDMEENTFCFCEH, from the exons atggccagcaccgccaacaaccGCATTTTTCTCCCGGGCTTCGGCCGCGCGCTGAACGACTACCCGTACGACCTCACCCAGGGGCCCAAGGGCCCGCGACTGCGCTTCCCGCACGCGATTGAAGATGAGTATCCCGCTCAGGGCGTGTCCGTGCGCGAGCGCCGCATGATGGAGTTCGTCAACCAGATTACCGACAAGCCGGAGTGGACGAGGAAGGTTTTTGATGAGGAGATTGTGGCGAAGTGGCGCGCTGAGGCTGTTGGCTACCGTGGGGAATtgaatgaggatgatgaattggatgaggagggtgaggatgagaagtATCTCACAGAGCCTACGTTTTCTTAT TGCATCCAGGAGCTGCGCGACAAGGCAGAGTACTACAAAACCGCGAAGCTTGTCTCGGTCTGGGACTgcgagctggcggtggttAAATCCGACGAGGCCGTAGCAGACTATCTGCAGCAGGCTCTGCGACAGGCCGTGCGCGTGCTGGAGGACGTCCCAGACCACCAGAAGGACTGGCACCCGGGGTCAGACGGCAAAGTGCTCGATCTGCTGCATCCATCGCTGTTCCCGCTGATCTACGGCGTGTCCCGCGCGCTGCCTTGTGGTAGTGTACCCCTTGACCGCTGCACGTGGTTCAGCTGTGCCGGCGAGGTGGTCAGTTCGAGCTTCGACGAGAACGCACGGTATACACAGGTATCCAGGCAGCGGCACAGTTCGCTTAAAGAATGGGGCAGTTTCCAGTGGCTGCCGGCCGAGGTGCGGTTTGACGCGGACAACGGACGCGCAAATATCACCAGCTACGTCAACAACCTGCACCCACAGAAACACCAGGCGCTGTACCCCATCCTCGAGCAGTTCGTTGACGCGGTCGTCCCGCTATGGGACGAATGTCTGTCGTGGTTCCGGCCGCGCCTGCGCCTAGAGGATATCGCAGgcaacgaagaagaggactACGATGTCCCCGCCGACATCACATACACgcctgatgaagatgaagccgagGGCGCAGAGATCCGGCCCTACACGTTCGCCGAGGTCCGGGGCGGGGATTACGACTTCAAGTATTCCGACAGCTTCCAGGAATGGTTTGAAGAGAACCGTTTCCTCAAGCAAACTGCCGTGCACGAGTTCCGGACTCGCCAGGAACACATCGCGCACCCCGACCACCGCCCCGTGCATCTGAAGCGCGATTTCGCAGCTGCTGGACTGCAGGTTATCTTCAAGCTAGCTAATATCCACCTCACGCCCGAGAAGCCCGAGTTCGAGGGCGGGTCGTGGCACGTCGAGGGCGCACTGAATGAGCATATCTGTGCCGCGGCGCTGTACTACTACGACGAGGAGAATATCACGGCGAGCCATCTGGCTTTCCGGCAGGGGATGGGCGATGATGTCAAGTCAATCCCCGCACAG AACGAGCACTCCTCCACCGAAGAATTCTACGGCGTCGAACAAAACGGCCCCGCCATCCAACATCTAGGAAGCGTCCTAACACGCCCGGGCCGACTCCTAGCCTTCCCCAACGtcctccagcaccaggtACAACCATTCAAACTTGCAGACACCACCAAACCAGGCCACCGCAAGATCCTGGCCCTCTTCCTGGTCGATCCGCACATCCGCATCCTCTCAACGGCTAATGTCGCCCCGCAACGCGTGGACTGGTGGGCGGAGCAGGTTCGTGCTTTGGCCCCGTTCAATGCGCTCCCGGTTGAGATCTTCAGCATGATTGTTGATCTGGTAGGGGGGCAGGGACAGGGGGTGCCGATTAGTTGGGAAGAGGCGGTGGCGACGCGCCAGGCGTTGATGGATCAGCGGGGGGCGTTGGTGGAGTATGTTAATGATGATATGGAAGAG AATACGTTTTGTTTCTGCGAGCATTAG